One part of the Streptomyces nigra genome encodes these proteins:
- a CDS encoding VOC family protein: MNAIPPFLDHLVLATPDLAAALAEFTRRTGVEPAPGGVHVGRGTRNHLVALGGSSYLEIIGPDPEQAAPGRPRPFASLGLTTARTLTWAIAPPDLDAAIAAARAQGYDPGPAKPMSRRRPDGTLLRWRLTDGEDADASGLVPFLIDWGDSPHPTAAGLPVTPLLSMSGSGPAPEAVRPLVRSLGTDLALTVGPVGLSFTLDTPKGPVTFH; the protein is encoded by the coding sequence ATGAATGCCATTCCCCCGTTCCTGGATCATCTCGTGCTGGCGACGCCCGATCTCGCCGCCGCCCTCGCCGAGTTCACCCGTCGCACGGGGGTGGAGCCGGCCCCCGGCGGGGTACATGTCGGACGCGGCACCCGCAACCATCTGGTGGCGCTGGGCGGTTCGAGCTATCTGGAGATCATCGGCCCGGACCCGGAGCAGGCCGCTCCGGGGCGTCCGCGGCCCTTCGCGTCCCTGGGGCTCACCACCGCCCGCACCCTCACCTGGGCGATCGCCCCGCCCGACCTGGACGCGGCGATCGCGGCCGCGCGGGCCCAGGGGTACGACCCGGGCCCGGCGAAGCCGATGAGCAGGCGCCGGCCAGACGGCACGCTGCTGCGATGGCGGCTCACTGACGGCGAGGACGCCGACGCGTCCGGTCTGGTGCCCTTCCTGATCGACTGGGGCGACTCGCCCCATCCCACGGCCGCCGGGCTGCCCGTCACTCCGCTGCTGTCGATGTCGGGGAGCGGGCCCGCCCCGGAGGCGGTCCGGCCGCTGGTGCGCTCGCTCGGCACCGATCTCGCCCTGACGGTGGGCCCGGTCGGGCTCTCCTTCACGCTGGACACACCCAAGGGGCCGGTCACCTTCCACTGA
- the mmuM gene encoding homocysteine S-methyltransferase, translating to MNGTPTLAEALATGTVVLDGGLSNQLEAQGHDLSDELWSARLLAEEPEAIVAAHLAYFEAGADVAITAGYQATFEGFARRGVDRERAAGLIASSVELAREAARRARVRGIGRPLWVAASAGPYGAMLADGSEYRGRYGLSVAELERFHRPRLEVLAGARPDVLALETVPDTDEAVALLRAVRGLGVPAWLSYTVSGGRTRAGQPLEEAFGLVAGADEVIAVGVNCCAPEDVEGAVAVAARVTGLPVVAYPNSGESWNATTRAWDGRPTLSPALARHWRVSGAHLIGGCCRVGPPTITALSRTLTPGA from the coding sequence ATGAACGGCACGCCGACCCTCGCCGAGGCCCTCGCCACGGGCACCGTCGTACTCGACGGAGGTCTGTCCAACCAGCTCGAGGCCCAGGGCCACGATCTGAGCGACGAGCTGTGGTCGGCGCGGCTGCTCGCGGAGGAGCCCGAGGCGATCGTCGCAGCCCACCTCGCCTACTTCGAGGCGGGCGCGGACGTGGCGATCACCGCCGGCTACCAGGCGACCTTCGAGGGTTTCGCGCGGCGCGGGGTGGACCGGGAGCGGGCCGCCGGGCTGATCGCGTCGAGTGTGGAGCTGGCGCGCGAGGCGGCCCGGCGGGCGCGGGTGCGCGGGATCGGCCGGCCGCTGTGGGTGGCGGCGTCCGCCGGGCCGTACGGGGCGATGCTCGCGGACGGCTCCGAGTACCGGGGGCGGTACGGGCTGAGCGTGGCGGAGCTGGAGCGGTTCCACCGGCCCCGGCTGGAGGTCCTCGCCGGGGCCCGGCCGGACGTGCTCGCGCTGGAGACGGTCCCGGACACCGACGAGGCCGTGGCGCTGCTGCGGGCGGTGCGCGGGCTGGGCGTCCCGGCCTGGCTGTCGTACACGGTCAGCGGCGGCCGCACGCGCGCCGGGCAGCCGCTGGAGGAGGCGTTCGGGCTCGTCGCCGGCGCCGACGAGGTGATCGCGGTCGGGGTGAACTGCTGCGCCCCGGAGGACGTCGAGGGCGCGGTCGCCGTCGCGGCCCGGGTGACGGGCCTGCCGGTGGTCGCCTACCCGAACAGCGGCGAGTCCTGGAACGCGACGACCCGGGCCTGGGACGGCCGGCCCACCCTCTCCCCCGCCCTGGCCAGGCACTGGCGTGTGTCGGGCGCCCACCTGATCGGCGGCTGCTGCCGCGTGGGCCCCCCGACGATCACGGCCCTCTCCCGAACGCTGACGCCTGGGGCGTGA
- a CDS encoding NAD(P)H-binding protein, whose protein sequence is MTRNEENAAVTAGGNGTVVVTGASGRTGSRVARAAGAAGFTVRAASRARGFDWGDRSTWERTLRGADAAYLMYPTDIGDPAAAEGIGALAREAAGLGVRRLVLLSARGEDQALPAEEALKGSGADWTVVRASWFAQNFSEGPLVEGLAHGELVFPAGEVCEPFVDVRDIADVVTAVLADGDRYTGRTLGLTGPRLLTWREAVAEIAAATGRAITYTPVPAPAYGEALTGFGVPAGEAALLVEVFETLLDGRNAHLTDDVREVLGRGPRDFSAFVREAAAAGAWRI, encoded by the coding sequence ATGACACGCAACGAGGAGAACGCGGCTGTGACGGCCGGTGGGAACGGGACCGTGGTGGTGACCGGGGCGTCGGGGCGTACGGGAAGCAGGGTGGCCCGCGCGGCGGGTGCGGCGGGGTTCACTGTCCGGGCGGCGTCCCGGGCGCGGGGCTTCGACTGGGGTGACCGGTCGACGTGGGAGCGGACCCTTCGGGGCGCGGACGCGGCCTATCTGATGTACCCGACCGACATCGGCGACCCGGCGGCGGCCGAGGGCATCGGGGCGCTGGCGCGGGAGGCGGCCGGGCTCGGGGTGCGGCGGCTGGTGCTGCTGTCGGCGCGCGGTGAGGACCAGGCGCTGCCCGCGGAGGAGGCGCTGAAGGGGTCCGGCGCGGACTGGACGGTCGTACGGGCCTCGTGGTTCGCGCAGAACTTCAGCGAGGGGCCGCTGGTGGAGGGGCTCGCGCACGGGGAGCTGGTGTTCCCGGCCGGTGAGGTGTGTGAGCCGTTCGTCGACGTCCGGGACATCGCGGACGTGGTGACGGCGGTGCTGGCGGACGGCGACCGGTACACGGGGCGGACACTGGGGCTGACCGGGCCGCGGCTGCTGACCTGGCGGGAGGCGGTCGCGGAGATCGCGGCGGCGACGGGGCGCGCGATCACGTACACGCCGGTGCCCGCCCCGGCCTACGGGGAGGCGCTGACCGGGTTCGGGGTGCCGGCCGGGGAGGCGGCGCTGCTGGTGGAGGTCTTCGAGACCCTCCTGGACGGACGCAACGCGCACCTCACCGACGATGTGCGCGAGGTGCTCGGCCGGGGCCCGCGCGACTTCTCGGCCTTCGTGCGGGAGGCCGCGGCGGCGGGGGCCTGGCGCATCTGA
- a CDS encoding VOC family protein produces the protein MTPRFDAVGLIVSDMAASVAFYRRLGFPFPEGAEHEPHAEAAPPGGVRLLLDTEDTVRSFHPEWRPPTGDGRAGLALRCDGPAEVDAVYEDLVGAGYDGALKPWDAFWGQRYAVVRDPDGNGVDLFAPLPAE, from the coding sequence ATGACTCCACGATTCGATGCCGTCGGCCTGATCGTCTCCGACATGGCCGCTTCCGTCGCCTTCTACCGGCGTCTGGGCTTCCCCTTCCCCGAGGGCGCCGAGCACGAGCCGCACGCCGAGGCCGCGCCGCCCGGCGGGGTACGGCTGCTGCTCGACACCGAGGACACGGTCCGGTCCTTCCATCCGGAGTGGCGGCCGCCGACCGGGGACGGCCGGGCCGGGCTGGCGCTGCGGTGCGACGGTCCGGCCGAGGTGGACGCGGTGTACGAGGACCTGGTGGGCGCGGGGTACGACGGCGCGCTCAAGCCGTGGGACGCCTTCTGGGGGCAGCGCTACGCCGTGGTCCGGGACCCGGACGGCAACGGCGTGGACCTGTTCGCGCCGCTACCCGCCGAGTAG
- a CDS encoding AraC family transcriptional regulator — protein MDALAGLLDGPRARGAFMIRACFEPPWSVRVEDRAPLTVMVMVRGEAWVTPDAGEPVRLRAGDLAIARGPDPYTCADDPGTPPQALILPGAECRYPDGRPLNGAMDLGVRTWGDRPDGSAVLLIGTYPWEGEVGGRLLNCLPPLLSLTADVWECPLTPYLMTEIARDAPGQEVVLDRLLDLLVIAALRAWFARPEAEAPGWYRAQADPVVGRALRLLQDDPAHPWTVASLAAKTGVSRAALSRRFTELVGEAPMTYLTGWRLALAADALRDTDDTLEAIARRVGYGSPFALSGAFKRVYGVSPQEHRRRPAPARVGTRV, from the coding sequence ATGGACGCCCTTGCCGGTCTGCTCGACGGCCCCCGCGCGCGCGGCGCGTTCATGATCCGCGCGTGCTTCGAACCGCCGTGGTCGGTCCGCGTCGAGGACCGCGCCCCGCTCACCGTCATGGTCATGGTCCGCGGCGAGGCGTGGGTGACGCCCGACGCGGGCGAGCCGGTCCGGCTGCGCGCCGGCGACCTCGCGATCGCCCGCGGCCCCGACCCCTACACCTGCGCCGACGACCCCGGCACCCCGCCCCAGGCCCTGATCCTGCCGGGCGCCGAGTGCCGGTACCCCGACGGACGCCCCCTCAACGGCGCGATGGACCTCGGCGTGCGCACCTGGGGCGACCGGCCCGACGGCTCGGCCGTCCTGCTCATCGGCACCTACCCGTGGGAGGGCGAGGTCGGCGGACGGCTGCTCAACTGCCTGCCCCCCCTGCTGTCCCTCACCGCCGATGTGTGGGAGTGCCCCCTCACCCCCTATCTGATGACCGAGATCGCCCGTGACGCCCCAGGCCAGGAGGTCGTCCTGGACCGGCTGCTCGACCTGCTCGTCATCGCCGCGCTCCGGGCGTGGTTCGCCCGCCCGGAGGCCGAGGCCCCGGGCTGGTACCGGGCGCAGGCCGACCCGGTCGTCGGACGGGCGCTGCGGCTCCTCCAGGACGACCCCGCCCACCCCTGGACGGTCGCCTCGCTCGCCGCGAAGACGGGGGTGTCCCGGGCCGCGCTGTCCCGGCGGTTCACCGAACTGGTGGGGGAGGCGCCGATGACGTACCTCACCGGATGGCGGCTGGCGCTCGCCGCGGACGCGCTGCGCGACACCGACGACACCCTGGAGGCGATCGCGCGGCGCGTCGGCTACGGCAGCCCGTTCGCGCTGTCCGGCGCCTTCAAACGGGTGTACGGGGTGAGCCCGCAGGAGCACCGGCGGCGTCCCGCCCCGGCCCGGGTCGGCACCCGTGTATGA
- a CDS encoding ThuA domain-containing protein, whose product MAVRLLVFTRTTDYRHASIPAGVEALRTLGGFTVDHTEDPAALERPLDGYAAVVFLSTSGDVLTPAGRERLLAHIGSGGGFAGIHAAACTEYGWPAYGDLLGARFDRHPAYQPGKVVVEDHDHPATRHLPPVWELTDEWYDFRRSPRGAVRVLASADESSYDGGGMGDDHPLAWCREPGAGRVFYTALGHAAELYDDPAFRAHLRGGIGWAAGPP is encoded by the coding sequence ATGGCCGTACGACTCCTCGTCTTCACCCGCACCACCGACTACCGGCACGCGTCCATCCCGGCCGGGGTGGAGGCGCTGCGCACGCTCGGCGGCTTCACGGTGGACCACACCGAGGACCCGGCGGCTCTCGAGCGCCCCCTCGACGGTTACGCGGCCGTCGTCTTCCTCTCCACCAGCGGCGACGTGCTCACCCCCGCCGGACGCGAACGGCTCCTCGCCCACATCGGCTCCGGCGGCGGCTTCGCCGGCATCCACGCGGCCGCCTGCACCGAGTACGGCTGGCCCGCCTACGGCGACCTGCTCGGCGCCCGCTTCGACCGGCACCCCGCGTACCAGCCCGGCAAGGTGGTCGTCGAGGACCACGACCACCCCGCCACCCGGCATCTGCCACCCGTGTGGGAACTCACCGACGAGTGGTACGACTTCCGCCGCAGCCCCCGGGGCGCCGTCCGGGTCCTGGCCTCCGCCGACGAGTCGTCGTACGACGGAGGCGGCATGGGCGACGACCATCCGCTCGCCTGGTGCCGTGAGCCCGGTGCCGGGAGGGTCTTCTACACGGCCCTCGGCCACGCGGCCGAGCTGTACGACGACCCCGCCTTCCGCGCCCATCTGCGGGGCGGGATCGGCTGGGCGGCGGGCCCGCCCTGA
- a CDS encoding YihY/virulence factor BrkB family protein, whose protein sequence is MQPASESPEQPSGRLHRARALYRNVSKRRTAWLLLKDTVNSCIEYRILGLAAEAAFFTLLSVPPLLLSLIGLLGYVDDWTGTDTITSLETNLLEASRTVLSDKGVRQIAQPILDDVMKGGRPDVISVGFLFALWSGSRAVNVFIDTITVMYGLDGVRGIVKTRLVAFLLFLAALLIGSVALPLMVAGPDAVVRILPWSETVVQVLYWPVVIVLSVAFLTTLYHVSVPVRSPWIEDVPGALVALAMWVLGSFLLRIYLTSTIEGATIYGSLAAAVAVLLWIGVSAFAVLVGAAVNAAIDRVWPAAATAAAREANERAREAQVAEYVARAAAGLEPDPDDPDMPSEFPERWSRFLPPEDVTSRLRTHVKNPHHHTPHKKNGSS, encoded by the coding sequence GTGCAGCCAGCAAGTGAATCCCCCGAGCAGCCCTCCGGCCGTCTCCACCGGGCGCGTGCCCTCTACCGGAACGTCTCGAAGCGCAGGACCGCCTGGCTGCTGCTGAAGGACACGGTCAACTCGTGCATCGAGTACCGCATCCTGGGGCTCGCGGCGGAGGCCGCGTTCTTCACGCTGCTGTCCGTCCCGCCGCTGCTGCTCAGCCTCATCGGCCTGCTCGGCTACGTCGACGACTGGACCGGCACCGACACCATCACCAGTCTGGAGACCAACCTCCTGGAGGCCTCCCGCACCGTCCTGTCCGACAAGGGCGTGCGCCAGATCGCCCAGCCGATCCTCGACGACGTGATGAAGGGCGGCCGCCCCGACGTCATCTCGGTCGGCTTCCTGTTCGCCCTGTGGTCGGGGTCGCGCGCGGTGAACGTCTTCATAGACACGATCACCGTCATGTACGGCCTCGACGGGGTGCGCGGCATCGTCAAGACCCGGCTGGTGGCGTTCCTGCTGTTCCTCGCCGCGCTGCTGATCGGCTCGGTGGCGCTGCCGCTGATGGTGGCGGGGCCGGACGCCGTGGTGCGGATCCTGCCCTGGTCGGAGACCGTGGTGCAGGTCCTGTACTGGCCCGTCGTCATCGTCCTGTCGGTCGCGTTCCTGACGACGCTGTACCACGTGTCCGTGCCGGTGCGCTCGCCGTGGATCGAGGACGTGCCCGGCGCCCTCGTCGCCCTCGCCATGTGGGTGCTCGGCAGCTTCCTGCTGCGCATCTACCTCACCAGCACCATCGAGGGCGCCACCATCTACGGCTCCCTCGCCGCGGCCGTCGCCGTCCTGCTGTGGATCGGTGTGTCCGCGTTCGCCGTGCTCGTCGGGGCCGCGGTCAACGCCGCGATCGACCGGGTCTGGCCGGCCGCCGCCACCGCCGCGGCCCGCGAGGCCAACGAGCGGGCGCGCGAGGCCCAGGTCGCCGAGTACGTGGCACGCGCGGCCGCCGGTCTGGAACCGGACCCCGACGACCCGGACATGCCGTCCGAGTTCCCCGAACGCTGGTCCCGTTTCCTCCCCCCGGAGGACGTCACGTCCCGGCTGCGCACCCATGTGAAGAACCCGCACCACCACACGCCGCACAAGAAGAACGGCAGCTCCTAG
- a CDS encoding carboxylesterase/lipase family protein, with translation MTALRTDPVVSTPHGAVRGRYEDGVAVFRGIPYAAPPFGPRRFRPPEPPEPWDGVRDALAFGPTAPKPPYSEAFAHYLSDPTVPGDDCLNLNVWTPDPAPGARLPVMVWLHGGALTRGSSAVPVYDGRAFARDGVVMVSVNYRLGVEGYGYFPDAPANPGLRDQLAALEWVHASIAAFGGDPDRITLFGQSAGAISIGALLAAPPAQGLVRRAILQSGPPEAGERDKVRRMVRRMATRLKIPATAAAFADVDRELLLRTQGEVGRLSSPVLGGPAFGIVVDGDLVPREPLEALTDGGAAAGVELMMGWTRDEYRLWLVPGGLLERVDRLGAVALAGAMARCHVGSDVPRGYRALHPEAGTAETVGQMVTDHLLRRPLHRLADARPGSSYMYEFAWPSNLPDLGSCHALELGFVFDTGEAPESRKLAGEGAPQALADEMHGAWVRFATDGDPGWQPWDPTHPVRVFGDGVPRTDLGPRDAELSLWTPAPHPPDPAPAPADGTAARGTEMRAVVRRLRLPGAVRRH, from the coding sequence ATGACGGCACTCCGGACGGACCCTGTGGTGAGCACGCCCCACGGCGCGGTACGGGGCAGATACGAGGACGGCGTCGCCGTGTTCAGGGGCATCCCGTACGCGGCACCGCCCTTCGGCCCCCGCCGGTTCCGGCCGCCGGAGCCGCCCGAGCCGTGGGACGGCGTGCGGGACGCGCTCGCCTTCGGCCCGACCGCTCCGAAGCCGCCGTACTCCGAGGCGTTCGCCCACTACCTGTCCGACCCGACCGTGCCCGGCGACGACTGCCTCAACCTCAATGTCTGGACGCCCGACCCGGCCCCCGGCGCCCGGCTGCCCGTCATGGTGTGGCTGCACGGCGGCGCTCTCACCCGAGGCTCCTCCGCGGTGCCGGTCTACGACGGGCGGGCCTTCGCCCGTGACGGGGTCGTCATGGTCTCCGTGAACTACCGGCTCGGTGTCGAGGGGTACGGCTACTTCCCGGACGCCCCCGCCAACCCGGGACTGCGCGACCAGCTGGCCGCGCTGGAGTGGGTGCACGCGTCCATAGCCGCGTTCGGCGGCGACCCCGACCGGATCACACTGTTCGGCCAGTCCGCCGGCGCCATCAGCATCGGCGCGCTGCTCGCCGCCCCGCCGGCCCAGGGCCTGGTCCGGCGGGCCATCCTGCAGAGCGGGCCGCCCGAGGCCGGCGAACGGGACAAGGTGCGCCGCATGGTGCGCCGGATGGCGACCCGGCTGAAGATCCCGGCGACCGCCGCCGCGTTCGCCGACGTCGACCGTGAGCTGCTGCTGCGCACCCAGGGAGAGGTGGGCCGGCTCAGCTCGCCCGTGCTCGGCGGCCCGGCCTTCGGGATCGTCGTCGACGGCGACCTCGTGCCCCGCGAGCCGCTGGAGGCGCTGACCGACGGCGGCGCCGCGGCGGGCGTCGAGCTGATGATGGGCTGGACCAGGGACGAGTACCGGCTGTGGCTGGTGCCCGGCGGGCTGCTGGAGCGCGTCGACCGGCTCGGCGCGGTCGCCCTCGCCGGAGCCATGGCCCGCTGCCACGTCGGCTCCGACGTCCCGCGCGGCTACCGCGCACTGCACCCGGAGGCCGGCACCGCCGAGACGGTCGGCCAGATGGTCACCGACCACCTGCTGCGCCGCCCCCTGCACCGCCTGGCCGACGCCCGCCCCGGATCGTCGTACATGTACGAGTTCGCCTGGCCCTCCAACCTCCCCGACCTGGGCTCCTGCCACGCGCTGGAACTGGGCTTCGTCTTCGACACCGGGGAGGCCCCCGAGTCCCGCAAACTCGCCGGCGAGGGCGCCCCGCAGGCGCTCGCCGACGAGATGCACGGGGCGTGGGTCCGGTTCGCGACGGACGGCGACCCCGGCTGGCAGCCCTGGGACCCGACCCACCCGGTCCGCGTCTTCGGCGACGGCGTCCCCCGCACGGACCTCGGTCCTCGAGACGCCGAACTGTCCCTCTGGACCCCAGCACCCCACCCCCCGGACCCCGCCCCCGCCCCGGCCGACGGCACCGCGGCGCGCGGGACGGAGATGCGGGCGGTCGTCCGCCGACTGCGCCTGCCGGGGGCGGTCCGGCGGCATTGA
- a CDS encoding ferritin-like domain-containing protein: MSEEPDEPAVAPFRRRSFLASAALAAGAPAAVAGTAQTAQAAPRETAAATARLGSVARLMAVPADGRDIDWLRSALQVAIALELATIPPYLCGWWSVRNQRHEVARMIRRIVGDEMYHLGIVCNLLVAIGGRPQVKAAAPVFPGPLPGGVRAGVTVYLSGLSKDYVRDVMMAIEAPEEPLVRSAPASPTVGEFYEGLLGAFRSVRPELSTRGQVSQRIDSDELRPVRTLDDVEHDIEVIREQGEGTAASPNDSFSQDAPAHYYAFGEIYHGRELRETAEGWRYVGPAVPFPDVRPMAPVPAGGWPRASVHVGGTLFRFDAMYSTVLDSLDDAWAGGGHRSLGAGIRTMRGLEQPAVELMETPLPDGRGNYGPQFHALPRPGR; encoded by the coding sequence ATGAGCGAAGAGCCGGACGAGCCGGCGGTGGCCCCGTTCAGGCGCAGGAGTTTCCTGGCGTCGGCAGCGCTGGCGGCCGGAGCGCCGGCCGCGGTCGCCGGGACAGCGCAGACCGCGCAGGCGGCGCCCCGGGAGACGGCCGCCGCGACGGCCCGGCTCGGGTCGGTGGCCCGGCTGATGGCCGTCCCGGCGGACGGCCGCGACATCGACTGGCTGCGGTCCGCGCTGCAGGTCGCCATCGCCCTGGAGCTGGCCACGATCCCGCCCTATCTGTGCGGCTGGTGGTCGGTGCGGAACCAGCGCCACGAGGTCGCGCGGATGATCCGGCGCATCGTCGGCGACGAGATGTACCACCTGGGCATCGTGTGCAACCTGCTGGTCGCGATCGGCGGCCGGCCGCAGGTCAAGGCCGCCGCGCCGGTCTTCCCGGGGCCGCTGCCCGGCGGGGTGCGGGCGGGCGTGACCGTCTATCTGTCGGGGCTCAGCAAGGACTACGTCCGGGACGTGATGATGGCCATCGAGGCGCCCGAGGAGCCGCTGGTCCGCAGCGCGCCGGCGTCCCCCACGGTCGGCGAGTTCTACGAGGGCCTGCTGGGCGCGTTCCGGTCGGTGCGGCCGGAGCTGTCGACGCGGGGGCAGGTGTCCCAGCGCATCGACTCCGACGAGCTGCGGCCCGTGCGGACGCTGGACGACGTCGAGCACGACATCGAGGTGATCAGGGAGCAGGGCGAGGGCACGGCCGCCTCGCCGAACGACTCGTTCTCGCAGGACGCCCCCGCGCACTACTACGCGTTCGGGGAGATCTACCACGGCCGGGAGCTGCGGGAGACCGCCGAGGGCTGGCGGTACGTCGGCCCCGCGGTGCCGTTCCCTGACGTGCGTCCCATGGCGCCGGTCCCGGCAGGCGGCTGGCCCCGTGCGTCGGTGCACGTCGGAGGCACGCTGTTCCGCTTCGACGCCATGTACAGCACGGTGCTGGACTCCCTCGACGACGCCTGGGCGGGCGGTGGGCACCGCAGCCTGGGCGCCGGCATCCGCACCATGCGCGGTCTGGAGCAGCCGGCGGTGGAGCTGATGGAGACCCCACTCCCGGACGGCCGCGGCAACTACGGCCCCCAGTTCCACGCCCTCCCCCGGCCCGGCCGCTAG
- a CDS encoding helix-turn-helix domain-containing protein: MYEERASRLPGAVVWTNTPDASDTGRVLPDGCMDLLWHDGRLLVAGPDTHAQLTEGTAGAWSGVRFFPGTAPALLGVPAHELRDRRVDLADLWPASRARRLGARVGAAADPATALEDAALDLAADAGPSDPLLRPLVTALGAGRPVAAVADELGLGARRLHRRSLAAFGYGPKTLARILRLRRALRLARSGVPYADTAARAGYADQAHLARDVRELTGLTLGGLLGG, from the coding sequence GTGTATGAGGAGCGGGCGTCCCGGCTGCCGGGGGCCGTCGTCTGGACGAACACCCCGGACGCGTCCGACACCGGGCGGGTCCTGCCCGACGGCTGCATGGACCTGCTGTGGCACGACGGACGGCTACTGGTCGCCGGGCCCGACACCCACGCCCAGCTCACCGAGGGCACGGCCGGTGCCTGGAGCGGAGTCCGGTTCTTCCCGGGGACCGCGCCCGCCCTCCTCGGCGTCCCCGCCCACGAACTGCGCGACCGGCGGGTCGACCTCGCCGACCTGTGGCCCGCGTCCCGGGCCCGCCGGCTCGGCGCCCGCGTCGGAGCGGCGGCCGACCCGGCGACCGCCCTGGAGGACGCCGCCCTGGACCTGGCCGCCGACGCGGGACCGTCCGACCCGCTGCTGCGCCCCCTCGTCACCGCCCTCGGCGCGGGCCGCCCCGTCGCCGCCGTCGCCGACGAACTGGGGCTCGGAGCCCGCCGGTTGCACCGCCGCTCACTGGCCGCCTTCGGGTACGGCCCCAAGACCCTGGCCCGGATCCTGCGGCTCCGGCGCGCCCTGCGGCTGGCCCGCTCCGGCGTGCCCTACGCGGACACCGCGGCCCGCGCGGGCTATGCCGACCAGGCCCATCTCGCCCGTGACGTCAGGGAGCTGACGGGACTCACCCTCGGTGGACTACTCGGCGGGTAG